The nucleotide sequence TTAAAGTAGGCGGGAACAGTAATAACCGCCTGGGTCACCTGCTCACCCAGATATTTACTGGCATCATCCACCAGCTTGCGCAGTACCTGAGCCGAAATTTCTTCGGGAGCAAACTGCTTACCGGCGGCAGGGCAATCCAGTTTAACGTTGCCATTGACATTCAGCACCTTATACGCAACTTCCGTCGCTTCATGGGTGATTTCATCAAACCTGCGACCGATAAACCGCTTGACAGAGTAGAACGTGTTTTCTGGGTTCATCACTGCCTGCCGCTTGGCGATTTGACCAACCAGGCGATCGCCATTTTTGGCAAAGGCAACAACTGAGGGCGTGGTGCGAAAACCCTCGGCGTTGGCAATGACAGTGGGCTTGCCACCCTCCATCACCGCGACACACGAATTAGTTGTACCTAAGTCAATTCCGACAACTTTTGCCATTTGTGCTTCGGCTCCATCACTACTTACAAAATTACGGGGGTGGCAATTAGCCAGTTTCTTTCAGAGAGAGCAGTCAAGAGGGAGTCAGGTGAACTCAGCGACCCACCAAGCTTCCCTCCTACTATGAGTTACCCACAGTTTTCCTACTCTCTATAGTGCTTGCGGTTGGCTGATTTGATGAAGGCGTATTTACCGAACAACGGGTTGGACGGTTGAAGGGGGATGGGGAAACACGGGACAAAGGCAAAAAGGAGAACTTTCTACGCTCTTCACGCCGATTCCCCATGCCCCCCGAACATTCAATGTTCAACGTTCAACTCTCACCTCTCAACGCTTAACTTCCTCCGCCCATACATCGCCAGTTTCAGCCTGTTCAGGCACCTCAGGGCCATGACCATTCTGGCTGGGAGTCAAAATGGGTTCAGTTGTATTACCGTTCAGGTTGATCTTCACCACTTTGGGGCGATCAGCTTCCAACTTCGGCAGGTTGAGGGTGAGAATGCCGTCTTTGAATTCCGCTTTTACCTGGTCGTTGCGCACAGCCACAGGCAGGGGAATGACCCGATGGAAGTTGCCATAACGGAACTCGGAGCGAATCACTCGGTTGTCTTCGGTCTTTGTTTCAGATGTGTACTCGCCAGAGATAGCGATCGCGTCACGGGTTACCTGAATATCCAGGTCATTCGCATTTACCCCAGGAAGTTCTGCCCGCAGCACCAGTTCAGTATCTGTGTGCTT is from Leptothermofonsia sichuanensis E412 and encodes:
- a CDS encoding Hsp20/alpha crystallin family protein; the encoded protein is MALLRWQPWHEMETLRRQMDQLFDELAPISSTASINYSNRAPWSPAIELKHTDTELVLRAELPGVNANDLDIQVTRDAIAISGEYTSETKTEDNRVIRSEFRYGNFHRVIPLPVAVRNDQVKAEFKDGILTLNLPKLEADRPKVVKINLNGNTTEPILTPSQNGHGPEVPEQAETGDVWAEEVKR